One window from the genome of Pseudoliparis swirei isolate HS2019 ecotype Mariana Trench chromosome 24, NWPU_hadal_v1, whole genome shotgun sequence encodes:
- the pik3r5 gene encoding LOW QUALITY PROTEIN: phosphoinositide 3-kinase regulatory subunit 5 (The sequence of the model RefSeq protein was modified relative to this genomic sequence to represent the inferred CDS: inserted 2 bases in 1 codon) — MQHTSCTEDRIQHALDMCLEGLRRSPTAAQHWNVLMCSAGQSVNRWSLEELVRRDPENFLILLKQILKKTKEVQEQCQYELVAPLAIMFSSTLLQTPYCPSDTELLQQAIEVFRCFLTWPEPYCSVCRNLLTTLQLEIKAPGISFQRLVREEQFLNTPGQSSKTMTVLLMNPCEVPADFLSVAEQLSGIQHSQSETYIKLIKHAFQATLGTKYPLHRIHGALQAKPLTELGSIFSTVSCVLEAAAAMKDPLKGRSHVIQGLEQLRESMRIPASNGRKSDGMLQTLRLPTAKCYMFHWETDNFDVLNTLLEQEPDDQEQAQEDEEEDIDGDEEEEEEEEDETENDVGDEEDENKDEEEHGVEFPSMSTIPNGYIANHRASTFSTISSLSTASKDSMFSTLSVASESYAPSLFSVTSGGDSDYFEDFDDYICSSSVAEKCSPKSINKASARISKHLYRLFIKPKRPRSLSRAKSLGDTELKDRLVGREKRSHSLPQQVKLGCPEPFLQPQSQTLRHVCFRRRPILSSDEXKMRREGEGGWCGRKWRAWHSLRRKESACPRLSRAFKLQFYFVPVKRDSTKTPCPVVQTGSPKGASPSKDLDLTGTGDSTNDIAHLLGMLDPWYERNTLSLLNLPANVVCQQTSKFESESCDSSDERLPILADLVLYYCRYAARPALIQLYQAEVRHTLTHEHHTQPSNVCVCVGAASRRFGIDGDREAVPLTLEVVYNRVVISGRSQWKRETKVCTSVNLTKACKNPEELDSKMECLQLTMTEVLKRQNCKSKKGYNQLSVTEVKVDRVQVSGAGNTTFAVCLDQDEKKILQSVTRCDISVCYKPDSYADWRLRKAPTSAQIQPLNPVFCSLLCLPIVTFSGALP, encoded by the exons ATGCAGCACACCTCGTGCACGGAGGACAGGATCCAGCATGCTCTGGACATGTGTCTGGAGGGGCTGAGACGAAGCCCCACAGCAGCACAGCACTGGAACG TGCTGATGTGCTCGGCGGGTCAGTCAGTGAACCGctggagcctggaggagctggtAAGGAGGGACCCCGAGAACTTCCTCATCCTCTTGAAGCAGATCCTCAAGAAGACCAAAgag GTTCAGGAGCAATGTCAGTACGAGCTGGTGGCTCCCCTCGccatcatgttctcctccacgtTGCTTCAG ACGCCGTACTGTCCTTCAGATACGGAGCTGCTGCAGCAGGCCATTGAGGTGTTTCGCTGCTTCCTCACATGGCCCGAGCCGTACTGCAGCGTGTGCAGAAACCTCCTCACCACACTGCAGCTGGAGATCAAGGCCCCAG GGATTTCCTTTCAGAGACTTGTGAGAGAAGAACAGTTCCTTAACACCCCCGGCCAAAGCTCCAAGACCAT GACCGTGCTCCTGATGAACCCGTGCGAGGTGCCCGCTGACTTCCTCTCGGTGGCCGAGCAGCTCAGTGGCATTCAGCACTCGCAGAGCGAGACCTACATCAAACTGATCAAACACGCCTTCCAGGCCACACTCGGCACCAAATACCCCCTACATCGCATCCACGGAGCCCTGCAG GCAAAACCCCTGACTGAATTGGGGTCCATCTTCTCCACGGTAAGTTGTGTCCTCGAGGCGGCGGCTGCCATGAAGGACCCTTTGAAGGGCCGTAGTCACGTGATCCAAGGACTTGAGCAGCTGAGGGAGAGCATGAGAATACCTGCATCCAACGGAAGGAAGTCTGATG GAATGCTACAAACTCTACGCTTACCGACAGCCAagtgttacatgtttcactggGAAACAGATAACTTTG ATGTTCTGAACACCCTTTTGGAACAGGAGCCTGATGACCAAGAGCAGGctcaggaggatgaggaggaagacatTGAtggtgacgaagaggaggaggaagaggaggaggatgaaacaGAGAATGATgtcggagacgaggaggacgaaaACAAAGACGAGGAGGAACATGGAGTGGAATTCCCTTCAATGTCTACCATCCCTAATGGCTACATCGCAAACCACCGGGCCTCCACCTTCTCCACCATTTCCTCCCTGTCCACCGCCTCCAAAGACTCCATGTTCTCCACCTTGTCCGTAGCCTCGGAGTCCTACGCGCCGTCCCTCTTCTCTGTCACGTCGGGCGGTGACAGTGACTACTTTGAGGACTTTGACGACTacatctgctcctcctccgtcgCTGAGAAATGCTCGCCAAAGTCCATCAACAAGGCTTCGGCCCGGATCAGCAAGCACCTGTACCGACTCTTCATTAAACCCAAGAGACCTCGATCGCTGTCCCGGGCCAAAAGCCTCGGAGACACGGAGCTGAAAGACCGTTTAGTGGGGCGGGAGAAGCGCTCCCACTCTCTTCCTCAGCAAGTCAAGTTGGGCTGTCCCGAGCCCTTCCTCCAGCCACAAAGTCAAACTCTCAGACACGTGTGCTTCCGAAGGAGGCCGATTCTCAGCAGCGATGA TAAGATGAGAcgtgagggtgagggtggatGGTGTGGCAGGAAGTGGCGAGCCTGGCACAgcctgaggaggaaggagagtgcGTGTCCGCGTCTCAGCAGAGCCTTCAAGCTCCAGTTCTACTTTGTGCCCGTGAAGAGGGACTCGACGAAGACTCCTTGCCCCGTGGTTCAAACTGGAAGTCCAAAAGGAGCGTCCCCGTCTAAA GATCTTGACCTCACGGGCACaggcgacagcaccaacgacaTTGCCCATCTCCTCGGTATGTTGGACCCTTGGTACGAAAGAAACACCCTTAGCCTGCTTAACTTGCCTGCCAACGTCGTCTGCCAG CAAACCTCAAAGTTCGAGTCGGAGTCATGTGATAGTTCTGATGAGCGTCTGCCCATCCTGGCGGACTTGGTGCTGTACTACTGCCGCTATGCCGCCCGGCCAGCTCTGATCCAGCTCTACCAGGCTGAGGTCAGACACACGCTTACACACGAACATCACACACAGCCATC taatgtgtgtgtgtgtgtaggtgctgcCAGTAGACGGTTTGGTATCGACGGTGACCGAGAAGCAGTGCCTCTGACGTTGGAGGTGGTGTACAACAGG GTGGTGATCAGCGGGAGAAGCCAGTGGAAGAGAGAGACCAAAGTCTGTACGTCAGTGAACTTGACCAAAGCGTGCAAGAATCCTGAGGAGCTCG ACTCAAAGATGGAGTGCCTGCAGCTCACGATGACTGAAGTCCTGAAGAGACAGAACTGCAAAAGCAAGAAGGGTTACAACCAG CTCAGCGTGACAGAGGTGAAGGTGGACAGGGTGCAGGTCAGCGGTGCTGGAAACACAACCTTTGCTGTATGTTTGGACCAGGATGAGAAAAAAATACTGCAGAGTGTCACCAG ATGTGACATATCAGTCTGCTATAAGCCTGACAGCTACGCCGACTGGAGGCTCAGAAAAGCCCCGACCTCGGCCCAAATCCAGCCTCTCAACCCCGTCTTCTGCTCCCTCCTCTGCCTGCCCATAGTCACTTTCAGTGGGGCTCTTCCATGA